A region of Hydrogenimonas cancrithermarum DNA encodes the following proteins:
- the atpA gene encoding F0F1 ATP synthase subunit alpha codes for MSKLQADEISSIIKERIENFELSVDIDETGKVVSIADGIAQVFGLNNVMAGEMVEFENGERGIVLNLEEASVGVVILGKGLGVREGMSVKRLGQLLKVPVGPELVGRVVNALGEPIDGKGPIEAKEYRFVEEKAPGIMARKSVHEPLQTGIKAIDALVPIGRGQRELIIGDRQTGKTTVAIDAIINQKGQGVTCIYVAVGQKQSTVASIVRKLEEHGAMDYTIVVNAGASESAALQFLAPYTGVTMGEYFRDNGQHGLIIYDDLSKHAVAYREMSLILRRPPGREAFPGDVFYLHSRLLERAAKLSDELGAGSLTALPIIETQAGDVSAYIPTNVISITDGQIFLETNLFNSGIRPAINVGISVSRVGGAAQIKATKQVSGTLRLDLAQYRELEAFAQFASDLDEATRAQLERGARMVEILKQPPYSPLPIEKQVLIIYAGANGYLDDIDVSAVTKFEAELYPFVEANHPEVLKQIREKKKIDDEVEELMKKALEDFKTSFSA; via the coding sequence GTGTCTAAACTTCAAGCAGATGAAATCAGCTCGATCATCAAAGAGCGAATCGAAAACTTTGAATTGAGCGTCGATATCGATGAAACAGGGAAAGTTGTCAGTATTGCTGACGGAATTGCACAGGTCTTCGGCCTGAACAATGTCATGGCCGGTGAAATGGTCGAATTCGAAAACGGTGAGCGCGGTATCGTCCTCAACCTCGAAGAGGCGAGTGTCGGTGTCGTTATTCTCGGAAAAGGCCTCGGCGTACGAGAGGGAATGAGTGTCAAACGTCTGGGACAGCTTCTAAAAGTTCCTGTCGGGCCTGAACTTGTCGGACGCGTCGTAAACGCTCTGGGTGAGCCGATCGACGGCAAAGGGCCGATCGAAGCGAAAGAGTACCGCTTTGTCGAAGAGAAAGCTCCTGGAATCATGGCACGTAAATCTGTCCATGAACCACTTCAAACCGGTATCAAAGCGATCGATGCATTGGTTCCGATCGGACGCGGACAGCGGGAGTTGATCATCGGTGACCGTCAGACGGGTAAAACGACCGTCGCGATCGATGCCATCATCAATCAAAAAGGTCAGGGTGTAACCTGTATCTATGTCGCAGTCGGACAGAAACAGTCGACAGTCGCTTCCATCGTTCGCAAACTCGAAGAGCATGGTGCGATGGATTACACCATCGTCGTCAATGCGGGTGCATCCGAATCTGCTGCACTGCAGTTCCTCGCACCGTATACCGGGGTTACGATGGGAGAGTACTTCCGAGACAATGGACAGCATGGCCTCATCATCTATGATGACCTGAGCAAGCATGCGGTCGCCTACCGTGAAATGTCTCTGATTCTTCGCCGCCCTCCTGGCCGTGAAGCGTTCCCTGGTGACGTTTTCTATCTCCACTCACGTCTGCTCGAGCGTGCTGCGAAACTGAGCGACGAGCTCGGTGCGGGTTCTCTGACTGCACTTCCGATCATCGAAACGCAAGCGGGTGACGTTTCTGCATACATTCCGACAAACGTCATTTCCATCACTGACGGTCAGATTTTCCTTGAAACAAACCTCTTCAACAGTGGTATTCGCCCCGCGATCAACGTCGGTATTTCCGTTTCACGTGTCGGTGGTGCCGCTCAGATCAAGGCGACGAAGCAGGTTTCCGGAACACTTCGCCTCGACCTTGCACAGTATCGTGAACTGGAAGCGTTTGCACAGTTTGCCAGTGATCTCGACGAAGCGACACGTGCGCAGCTCGAGCGTGGTGCACGTATGGTCGAGATTCTGAAGCAGCCTCCTTATTCACCGCTTCCTATTGAAAAACAGGTTCTTATCATCTATGCGGGTGCGAATGGGTATCTCGATGATATCGATGTCAGTGCCGTCACAAAATTCGAAGCGGAACTCTATCCGTTCGTCGAAGCGAATCATCCGGAAGTTCTTAAGCAGATTCGCGAGAAAAAGAAAATCGACGATGAAGTAGAAGAGTTGATGAAGAAAGCGCTGGAAGATTTCAAAACTTCATTCAGTGCCTAA
- a CDS encoding F0F1 ATP synthase subunit delta codes for MDQLVAKRYVKALIEALGEKKIAEAEKALGGVAKAFEEKAFSDAIISPEVKKSEKEELVLALLGKKADKRLLNFVKTLGIHNRFGLIPTIVELLQKEIQRRENRYEGFVESKKALDEKQLKALENSLSKYVDATVILHPVKSERDGIKVVVEDLGIEASFSKERVASDMINHILKAL; via the coding sequence ATGGATCAGCTTGTAGCAAAACGTTATGTCAAAGCCCTTATCGAAGCACTCGGTGAGAAGAAGATCGCCGAAGCCGAAAAAGCACTTGGCGGTGTCGCGAAGGCATTTGAAGAGAAAGCATTTTCCGATGCGATCATTTCGCCGGAAGTAAAGAAAAGTGAAAAAGAGGAGTTGGTGTTGGCGCTTCTCGGGAAGAAAGCGGACAAAAGACTTCTCAATTTCGTCAAGACGTTGGGAATCCATAACCGATTCGGTCTGATCCCGACGATCGTGGAACTTCTTCAAAAAGAGATCCAGCGCCGCGAAAACCGTTATGAAGGCTTTGTGGAGAGTAAAAAAGCTCTCGACGAGAAACAGCTCAAAGCACTCGAAAACTCGCTCAGCAAGTATGTCGATGCAACAGTGATCCTGCATCCGGTCAAAAGCGAACGTGACGGCATCAAAGTGGTGGTTGAAGATCTCGGCATCGAAGCGAGCTTCTCGAAAGAGAGAGTCGCATCCGATATGATCAACCATATTTTAAAAGCATTGTAA
- the atpD gene encoding F0F1 ATP synthase subunit beta, which produces MTGKIAQVIGPVVDVDFEDYLPAINEALEVNYELEGNKQRLVLEVASHIGDNRVRTIAMDMSEGLVRGMEVKATGDAIKVPVGEEVLGRIFNVIGETIDEGEELKAKNHWSIHRDPPPFEDQSTKTEIFETGIKVVDLLAPYAKGGKVGLFGGAGVGKTVIIMELIHNVAFKHSGYSVFAGVGERTREGNDLYNEMKESNVLDKVALCYGQMSEPPGARNRIALTGLTMAEYFRDELGLDVLMFIDNIFRYAQAGSEMSALLGRIPSAVGYQPTLAREMGALQERITSTTKGSITSVQAVYVPADDLTDPAPASVFAHLDATTVLNRKIAEKGIYPAVDPLDSSSRMLDPAIIGEEHYNVARGVQTVLQKYKDLQDIIAILGMDELSEEDKKTVERARKIERFLSQPFFVAEVFTGAPGKYVTLEETIKGFKGLLDGEYDDLPEAAFYMVGSMDEAIEKAEKLKAKAS; this is translated from the coding sequence ATGACAGGTAAAATTGCACAGGTCATCGGGCCGGTTGTAGATGTCGATTTTGAAGACTATCTGCCGGCGATCAACGAAGCACTTGAAGTAAATTACGAACTCGAAGGGAATAAGCAGAGACTGGTTCTTGAAGTCGCCAGTCATATCGGTGACAACCGTGTCCGTACGATCGCGATGGATATGAGTGAAGGTTTGGTACGCGGTATGGAAGTCAAAGCGACTGGCGATGCGATCAAAGTACCCGTTGGAGAAGAGGTTCTCGGACGTATCTTCAACGTAATCGGTGAAACGATCGACGAAGGTGAAGAACTCAAAGCGAAAAATCACTGGAGCATTCACCGTGATCCGCCGCCATTCGAAGATCAGAGCACGAAAACCGAGATCTTCGAAACGGGTATCAAAGTCGTCGACCTTCTTGCCCCCTACGCTAAAGGTGGTAAAGTCGGCCTCTTCGGTGGTGCCGGAGTCGGTAAAACCGTCATCATCATGGAACTCATCCATAACGTCGCATTCAAGCACAGCGGTTACTCCGTCTTTGCAGGTGTCGGTGAACGTACACGTGAAGGTAACGACCTCTACAACGAAATGAAAGAGTCGAACGTTCTGGACAAAGTCGCCCTTTGCTACGGACAGATGAGTGAGCCTCCAGGAGCACGTAACCGTATCGCGCTGACAGGCCTTACGATGGCGGAATACTTCCGTGACGAACTCGGCCTCGACGTACTCATGTTTATCGACAACATCTTCCGATATGCACAGGCAGGTTCTGAAATGTCCGCACTTCTTGGACGTATCCCTTCAGCGGTTGGTTATCAGCCGACACTCGCACGTGAGATGGGTGCGCTTCAGGAGCGTATTACGTCGACGACGAAGGGTTCCATTACATCTGTACAGGCTGTCTATGTTCCGGCCGACGACCTTACCGACCCGGCGCCGGCATCGGTCTTCGCCCACCTCGATGCAACGACGGTTCTCAACCGTAAAATTGCGGAAAAGGGGATCTATCCGGCCGTCGACCCACTCGACTCTTCCAGCCGAATGCTCGACCCAGCGATTATCGGCGAAGAGCACTACAATGTAGCACGTGGCGTACAGACAGTCCTTCAAAAATATAAAGACCTTCAGGATATCATCGCGATTCTCGGTATGGACGAACTTTCCGAAGAGGATAAGAAGACGGTCGAACGTGCACGTAAAATCGAACGATTCCTTTCTCAGCCATTCTTTGTTGCGGAAGTCTTTACCGGCGCTCCCGGTAAGTATGTCACGCTGGAAGAGACAATCAAAGGCTTCAAAGGCCTGTTGGACGGTGAATACGACGATCTCCCGGAAGCTGCATTCTACATGGTCGGCAGCATGGATGAGGCGATTGAGAAAGCTGAAAAACTTAAAGCCAAAGCATCTTGA
- a CDS encoding OmpA family protein produces the protein MKKSLMIAAVAAALLMSGCSQKEPEVDMTKQETMTQETTPAVTEADSGVSAVVGGEEISDITTLPEDERMAKIREIEASAKKIYFDFDKYNIRPDQEPRVDEDAKLFASDAAKDLTVKIEGNCDEWGTDEYNYALGLRRAKTVRDALSLKGIDSSRMVMVSYGESNPVCTEHTKECWAKNRRVEFELLP, from the coding sequence ATGAAAAAGAGTTTGATGATTGCAGCGGTCGCTGCAGCACTGCTTATGAGCGGATGTTCTCAGAAAGAGCCTGAAGTCGATATGACTAAACAGGAGACGATGACACAGGAAACAACCCCTGCTGTCACCGAGGCTGATAGCGGTGTAAGCGCAGTCGTTGGAGGGGAAGAGATAAGTGATATCACGACTCTCCCGGAAGATGAGCGTATGGCGAAAATCAGAGAGATAGAAGCGAGCGCAAAAAAGATCTATTTCGATTTCGACAAATACAACATCCGACCGGATCAGGAGCCTCGCGTTGACGAAGATGCAAAACTCTTCGCTTCCGATGCCGCGAAAGATTTGACGGTTAAAATCGAAGGAAACTGCGATGAGTGGGGGACGGACGAGTACAACTACGCACTCGGCCTCAGGCGGGCCAAAACCGTCCGTGATGCACTTTCCCTCAAGGGAATCGACAGCAGCCGCATGGTAATGGTCAGTTACGGAGAGAGCAATCCTGTCTGTACCGAACATACCAAAGAGTGTTGGGCCAAAAACCGCCGAGTAGAATTCGAACTGCTTCCTTAA
- a CDS encoding TonB C-terminal domain-containing protein codes for MDRDRRYFFLGGIAAFGFYFLLILLLLLFFNDYKKSKRYVPKPSQSIEVSVLQTPLSRPKTKSFAKRSQKQQQKQKMPAVRKKSSASLKTSKPSRPKAIASLFKNVKVKAPSDTSPAARLANAPKIKYKASSDKRETERPRAEQLVRDINLSKPTINISSKSSGQGEVDAYMSKLYEMLYASWHPEAVFAGSHATVRLDIAPDGSFAYRIVYPSDNQAFNHSLIEYLEQIKAKRFPPHKRKRNLVIDVEFKAKE; via the coding sequence ATGGATAGAGATCGCAGATATTTTTTTCTCGGCGGCATTGCCGCTTTCGGATTCTATTTTCTTTTAATCCTGCTGCTGCTCCTGTTTTTCAACGATTACAAGAAATCCAAACGGTATGTCCCCAAACCGTCGCAATCGATCGAAGTTTCGGTGCTTCAGACACCTCTTTCCAGACCCAAAACGAAATCTTTTGCCAAACGCTCCCAAAAGCAGCAACAAAAACAAAAAATGCCGGCTGTTAGAAAAAAGAGTTCCGCATCCTTGAAAACTTCAAAACCGTCACGCCCCAAAGCGATCGCGTCGTTGTTTAAAAACGTCAAGGTCAAAGCGCCTTCCGATACGTCGCCAGCCGCGAGGCTGGCGAATGCTCCAAAAATAAAATACAAGGCATCTTCCGACAAGAGAGAAACAGAACGGCCGCGTGCAGAGCAGCTGGTCAGAGACATCAATCTCAGCAAGCCCACCATCAATATCTCTTCAAAAAGCTCAGGCCAGGGAGAAGTGGATGCCTACATGTCGAAACTCTATGAAATGCTTTACGCATCATGGCATCCGGAAGCGGTGTTCGCCGGATCTCATGCGACGGTCAGACTCGATATCGCCCCGGATGGGTCGTTTGCTTACCGTATCGTTTATCCTTCGGATAATCAAGCTTTCAATCATAGCCTGATAGAATATCTCGAACAGATCAAGGCAAAGAGGTTTCCGCCACACAAACGGAAAAGAAATCTTGTCATCGATGTTGAATTCAAAGCGAAGGAGTAG
- a CDS encoding biopolymer transporter ExbD — protein MRYQWDENPDLNITPLVDIMLVLMAILMVTAPTIIYEENITLPQGSRTKTFEKVKSLEIRMDKKGIIYFQKEKYEKLAFPDRFLLKTQSLDKKIPVYIRADERLPYKDVMFLLKTVKEAGFSKVSLVTNG, from the coding sequence ATGAGATACCAGTGGGATGAGAATCCGGATCTGAATATCACTCCACTTGTCGATATCATGCTGGTTCTTATGGCGATATTGATGGTCACGGCACCGACGATCATTTATGAAGAGAACATTACGCTGCCGCAGGGTTCGCGCACAAAGACGTTCGAAAAGGTGAAATCGCTCGAAATTCGTATGGACAAAAAAGGCATCATCTACTTTCAGAAAGAGAAGTACGAAAAACTCGCTTTCCCGGACCGCTTCTTGTTGAAAACGCAATCGTTAGACAAAAAAATTCCAGTCTATATACGTGCCGACGAAAGACTGCCGTACAAAGATGTCATGTTTCTGCTCAAAACCGTAAAAGAGGCAGGTTTTTCAAAAGTTTCTCTGGTAACAAATGGATAG
- a CDS encoding MotA/TolQ/ExbB proton channel family protein codes for MIDIVVGYLDRSSPITIGVLGLLSFYLLLTLWAFVYRYLTLARWLSKETDSMEQMHMGAASVSPKSILKSCMKKTLSPNANMLEMCQFAATKEATKGLTLLSLIASTSPFIGLFGTVISILEAFAGLGTQKSATLSVVAPAISEALVATAAGIFVAIFAYTFHLLLKRKAYELSTVIAMQVDLLLAQSLKKQ; via the coding sequence ATGATCGACATCGTCGTCGGTTACCTTGACCGAAGCAGCCCCATCACCATTGGTGTCTTGGGCCTGCTCTCTTTCTACCTTCTACTCACACTCTGGGCTTTCGTTTACCGTTATCTGACGCTTGCCCGATGGCTCTCAAAAGAGACCGATTCCATGGAACAGATGCACATGGGCGCTGCATCCGTTTCTCCCAAATCTATCCTTAAAAGCTGTATGAAAAAAACGCTTTCTCCAAATGCAAATATGCTTGAAATGTGTCAATTTGCCGCCACGAAAGAGGCGACCAAAGGGTTGACACTTCTCTCGCTGATTGCAAGTACTTCTCCTTTCATCGGGCTCTTCGGTACGGTTATCTCGATTCTTGAGGCGTTTGCGGGACTCGGTACGCAAAAGAGTGCTACGCTCAGTGTAGTCGCTCCTGCCATCAGCGAAGCACTTGTCGCGACCGCTGCCGGTATTTTCGTAGCCATCTTTGCCTATACTTTTCATCTGCTTCTCAAAAGAAAAGCGTATGAACTCTCGACGGTCATCGCGATGCAGGTGGATCTTCTTTTGGCACAGAGTCTGAAGAAACAGTGA
- the atpC gene encoding ATP synthase F1 subunit epsilon translates to MDTMKLEIVTPHGPIFSGEVKSATFPGAEGEFGVLPEHASLVSLLEAGVIEIEKSDGSKESIVIDSGYVKVDEEKTLVVVEGAVPIIGETESEIAKAIAEAKELVKKASNSDFAIANVEAKVDAAAKTRF, encoded by the coding sequence ATGGATACTATGAAATTAGAAATCGTCACACCTCATGGGCCGATATTTTCAGGTGAAGTGAAATCTGCGACTTTTCCCGGCGCAGAAGGCGAGTTCGGTGTTTTGCCGGAACACGCTTCTCTTGTTTCACTTCTCGAAGCAGGCGTGATCGAAATCGAAAAGAGCGATGGTTCGAAAGAGTCGATCGTCATCGATTCCGGTTATGTCAAGGTCGATGAAGAGAAAACGCTTGTGGTTGTAGAGGGAGCGGTGCCGATCATCGGTGAAACGGAGAGCGAAATCGCGAAGGCTATCGCCGAAGCGAAAGAGCTTGTCAAAAAAGCCAGCAACTCCGATTTTGCCATTGCCAACGTCGAGGCGAAAGTGGATGCTGCGGCAAAAACAAGATTTTAA
- the atpG gene encoding ATP synthase F1 subunit gamma: MANLKEIKLQISSVKGTQKTTRAMKLVSQAKLKRAEELAKRSRVYAQKLDELVSEIAYEINQNKVGGSDSRFVQADLPVKTVDIICVTADKGLCGGFNVTTLKTTLKLIREYKDQRVAVRLRVVGRKAIDFLKYNGIEMVDEVIGLSASPDYKKAAEFIDVSLQDFAIGKTDRVVLIYNGFKNMLTQEQRVLQLLPVDISTIEERELKSSIEYEPEGHEELLNALLKKYVEYSMYYGLLDSLAAEHSARMQAMDNATKNASERVNELTVQYNKARQESITTELIEIISGVEALK, from the coding sequence ATGGCAAATTTGAAAGAGATTAAGCTTCAGATAAGCAGCGTAAAGGGAACACAGAAAACCACGCGTGCAATGAAGCTTGTTTCGCAGGCGAAGCTGAAAAGGGCCGAAGAGCTGGCGAAACGTTCACGCGTTTACGCTCAGAAACTCGATGAGCTCGTCAGCGAAATCGCATACGAAATCAATCAGAACAAAGTAGGCGGAAGCGACAGCCGTTTTGTGCAGGCCGACTTGCCTGTCAAGACGGTCGATATTATCTGTGTAACCGCCGATAAGGGATTGTGCGGTGGCTTCAATGTCACGACTTTGAAGACAACACTGAAATTGATTCGTGAATACAAAGACCAAAGAGTTGCTGTACGTCTGCGCGTTGTAGGACGGAAGGCGATCGATTTCCTGAAGTACAACGGGATCGAGATGGTAGATGAAGTGATCGGATTGAGCGCATCTCCGGACTATAAAAAAGCTGCAGAGTTCATCGATGTCTCTCTCCAGGATTTCGCAATCGGGAAGACAGACCGTGTCGTTTTGATCTACAACGGATTCAAGAACATGCTTACGCAGGAACAAAGAGTCCTTCAGCTGCTCCCCGTCGATATCTCTACGATCGAAGAACGCGAGTTGAAGTCCAGCATCGAATATGAGCCCGAGGGCCATGAAGAGCTGCTCAACGCACTTTTGAAAAAGTATGTCGAATACAGTATGTATTACGGTTTGCTCGATTCGCTCGCTGCCGAGCACAGTGCCCGCATGCAGGCAATGGACAATGCGACGAAAAACGCATCGGAACGCGTCAACGAGCTTACGGTTCAATACAACAAAGCACGTCAGGAATCTATTACTACCGAACTGATTGAAATCATCAGCGGTGTGGAAGCATTGAAATAA
- the tolB gene encoding Tol-Pal system protein TolB — translation MRIILLMTIGLFLYASDATLEIVKSADSRPSIAIQDASTFGNDLVKQKFFRLVMGDLKVSAHFKVDDTYRKSDYEALVDPMLKSYDYLLRYRFKEGDGQALYLDVKAFELPSGSTIYERSYRVANRARYPFLIHQAVIDYNDFLQMPTIGWMKRYVVFAEYTKPKHADIVIADYTLTYRKKVISGGLNIFPKWADRKQKGIYYTKLGRRPTLYYYNIYTGQQRKVATSDGMLVCSDVSRDGKRLLLTMAPEGQPDIFEYNTVTGTKQRLTFYSGIDVSAQYIDGEKRIVFISDRLGYPNIFSSKIGSRAVEQMVFHGKNNNACNAYGKYIVYSSRETDNAFSANTFNLYLISTQTDYIRRLTASGVNQFPKFSYDGESVMYIKHYAAQSALGIIRLDYNEGFLFPLKGRRIQSIDW, via the coding sequence GTGCGAATCATTCTACTAATGACCATAGGCCTGTTTCTTTATGCATCAGATGCCACACTCGAAATAGTCAAAAGCGCAGACAGCCGACCATCGATCGCTATTCAGGATGCATCGACATTCGGAAACGATCTTGTCAAACAGAAATTTTTCCGGCTGGTGATGGGGGATTTGAAAGTATCGGCCCATTTCAAAGTCGACGACACCTATCGAAAAAGCGATTACGAAGCACTTGTCGACCCGATGCTCAAATCCTATGATTATCTTCTTCGCTACCGTTTCAAAGAGGGTGACGGGCAGGCACTGTATCTGGATGTCAAGGCGTTCGAACTTCCCTCGGGAAGTACGATTTATGAAAGAAGTTATCGCGTAGCCAACCGTGCGAGATACCCATTCCTGATCCATCAGGCGGTGATCGATTACAATGATTTTTTGCAGATGCCGACGATTGGATGGATGAAACGTTATGTGGTGTTTGCCGAATATACAAAACCGAAACATGCCGATATCGTCATCGCCGACTATACGCTGACGTATCGAAAAAAGGTGATAAGCGGCGGGCTCAACATCTTTCCCAAGTGGGCGGACAGAAAACAGAAAGGGATATACTATACCAAACTCGGTAGACGCCCGACCCTCTATTACTACAATATCTATACCGGCCAGCAGCGTAAAGTCGCGACTTCCGACGGCATGCTGGTATGCTCCGATGTGAGTCGGGACGGAAAGCGGCTACTTCTGACGATGGCACCCGAAGGGCAGCCGGATATTTTTGAATACAATACCGTGACCGGGACAAAACAGCGACTGACATTCTACTCCGGGATCGATGTCTCGGCGCAGTACATCGATGGTGAAAAGCGCATCGTGTTTATCTCCGATCGTTTGGGATATCCCAACATTTTCTCCTCGAAAATTGGAAGCAGGGCAGTCGAACAGATGGTTTTTCACGGAAAAAACAACAATGCCTGCAATGCGTATGGAAAATATATCGTCTACAGCAGCCGTGAAACCGACAATGCTTTCAGTGCCAATACATTCAACCTCTATCTTATTTCGACACAGACCGATTACATACGACGGCTTACCGCAAGCGGTGTCAACCAGTTTCCGAAATTTTCTTACGACGGAGAGAGTGTTATGTATATCAAACACTATGCGGCGCAGAGTGCACTTGGAATCATACGCCTGGATTATAATGAGGGATTTTTGTTTCCTCTCAAAGGACGGCGCATACAATCGATCGATTGGTAA